A stretch of the Tachysurus vachellii isolate PV-2020 chromosome 26, HZAU_Pvac_v1, whole genome shotgun sequence genome encodes the following:
- the aifm1 gene encoding apoptosis-inducing factor 1, mitochondrial isoform X3, which yields MFRCKTVWNKVAPAARASSSLCRQTGKRALLRNDKRPAFAPQTHMSSGPLGGGGENSIYYVLVGAVCLGGGVYAYRTITGDSTRYSERIKELEGRSKKVAELPTAPVKTEPKATAEAVTEPAEEPEPVPVSSTAAPAEVSAALREVPAHAPYLLIGGGTASFAAARSIRARDPGARVLIVTEEAELPYMRPPLSKELWFSDDPTVTETLRFKQWNGKERSIYFQPSSFYVNPSELELVENGGVAVLTGKKVVHMDVRENKVKLSDGVEISYDKCLIATGGIPRNLQVIERASEEVKNRTTLFRKIEDFKALEKVSRELKSITIIGGGFLGSELACALGRRSHDLGLEVIQMFPEKGNMAKVLPEYLSNWTTEKVNREGVQVLAEAVVKNVSYKDGKVEIKLKDGRLVKTDHIVAAVGLEPSVELAKSAGLEIDSDFGGFRVNAELQARSNIWVAGDAACFYDIKLGRRRVEHHDHAVVSGRLAGENMTGAKKPYWHQSMFWSDLGPDVGYEAIGIVDSSLPTVGVFAKATAKDTPKAATEQSGTGIRSESETEAVAGTLTPAATTPVPPTSQENYGKGVIFYLRDKVVVGIVLWNVFNRMPIARKIIKDGEEHADLNEVAKLFNIHED from the exons TGCTGAGAAATGACAAAAGACCGGCATTCGCACCGCAGACCCACATGTCCTCCGGTCCGTTAGGAGGAGGCGGAGAAAATTCCATATACTATGTGCTGGTGGGAGCCGTCTGTCTGGGAGGCGGAGTTTAT GCGTATCGTACGATTACGGGAGACAGCACGAGATACTCAGAGCGAATAAAAGAACTCGAGGGAAGGTCAAAAAAAGTGGCAGAACTTCCCACAGCTCCAGTAAAGACAGAACCAAAGGCCACAG CAGAAGCAGTGACAGAACCAGCTGAAG AGCCTGAGCCTGTACCGGTTTCCAGTACTGCTGCCCCTGCAGAAGTCTCAGCTGCCCTACGTGAGGTCCCTGCACACGCCCCTTACCTCCTGATCGGTGGTGGAACTGCGTCGTTTGCAGCAGCGAGATCTATTCGTGCCCGTGACCCTGGTGCTCGG GTTTTGATCGTGACTGAAGAAGCCGAACTGCCGTACATGAGGCCTCCTCTGTCCAAAGAGCTGTGGTTCTCTGATGACCCCACTGTCACGGAAACGCTGCGCTTCAAACAGTGGAATGGCAAAGAGAGGAG catttattttcagCCATCTTCTTTCTACGTGAACCCCAGTGAGCTAGAATTGGTGGAAAATGGAGGCGTGGCCGTGCTGACAGGCAAGAAG GTGGTGCACATGGACGTTAGAGAGAATAAAGTAAAACTGAGTGATGGTGTGGAGATCTCCTATGACAAGTGTCTGATTGCTACAG gtgGAATTCCCAGGAACCTGCAGGTAATTGAGCGAGCCAGCGAGGAGGTGAAGAACAGGACTACACTTTTTAGGAAG ATCGAGGACTTCAAAGCGCTGGAGAAAGTTTCCCGAGAGCTGAAGTCCATCACCATCATCGGGGGCGGCTTCCTGGGCAGCGAGCTGGCCTGCGCCTTGGGCAGGAgat ctcatGATCTGGGCCTGGAGGTGATCCAGATGTTCCCAGAGAAAGGGAACATGGCTAAAGTTCTACCTGAGTACCTGAGCAACTGGACCACAGAGAAAGTGAACAGAG AGGGCGTCCAGGTGCTGGCGGAGGCTGTGGTTAAGAACGTGTCCTATAAGGACGGGAAAGTGGAGATTAAACTAAAGGACGGGCGTCTG gtaaagACAGATCACATCGTGGCAGCCGTGGGTTTGGAGCCCAGTGTCGAGTTGGCGAAATCAGCCGGCCTGGAAATCGACTCAGACTTTGGAGGGTTTCGGGTGAACGCCGAGCTGCAGGCGCGCTCCAACAtctgggtg gCAGGTGATGCTGCATGTTTCTATGACATCAAACTGGGTCGGAGGCGGGTGGAGCATCATGATCATGCAGTGGTGAGCGGCAGACTGGCCGGAGAAAACATGACTGGAGCCAAAAAGCCCTACTGGCACCAGTCCATGTTCTG gagtgaCCTCGGCCCTGATGTAGGATACGAAGCCATCGGTATTGTAGACAGCAGCCTCCCAACTGTAGGAGTGTTTGCAAAAGCTACTGCCAAGGACACACCCAAAGCAGCTACTGAGCAATCAG gtacaGGAATCAGGTCGGAGAGTGAGACGGAGGCAGTTGCTGGAACACTTACCCCTGCTGCAACAACACCTGTCCCCCCCACATCGCAGGAGAATTATGGAAAAGGAGTCATCTTTTACCTGAGGGACAAAGTGGTGGTCGGTATTGTGCTGTGGAACGTATTTAACAGGATGCCGATCGCCAGGAAG ATCATTAAGGATGGAGAGGAGCATGCGGATCTAAACGAAGTGGCCAAGCTCTTCAATATTCACGAAGACTAA
- the aifm1 gene encoding apoptosis-inducing factor 1, mitochondrial isoform X1, with amino-acid sequence MFRCKTVWNKVAPAARASSSLCRQTGKRALLRNDKRPAFAPQTHMSSGPLGGGGENSIYYVLVGAVCLGGGVYAYRTITGDSTRYSERIKELEGRSKKVAELPTAPVKTEPKATAEAVTEPAEESTTDDVSEPVHESSVEEPSQEPTPPESVPGALVPEQVEAEAASETVPEDLTPESVLEDSAPEPSVTGVAPEASTSTPEPSVTGVEEPPDPVVESEPTEPAPEAVAESVPETPPVSHSEPEPVPVSSTAAPAEVSAALREVPAHAPYLLIGGGTASFAAARSIRARDPGARVLIVTEEAELPYMRPPLSKELWFSDDPTVTETLRFKQWNGKERSIYFQPSSFYVNPSELELVENGGVAVLTGKKVVHMDVRENKVKLSDGVEISYDKCLIATGGIPRNLQVIERASEEVKNRTTLFRKIEDFKALEKVSRELKSITIIGGGFLGSELACALGRRSHDLGLEVIQMFPEKGNMAKVLPEYLSNWTTEKVNREGVQVLAEAVVKNVSYKDGKVEIKLKDGRLVKTDHIVAAVGLEPSVELAKSAGLEIDSDFGGFRVNAELQARSNIWVAGDAACFYDIKLGRRRVEHHDHAVVSGRLAGENMTGAKKPYWHQSMFWSDLGPDVGYEAIGIVDSSLPTVGVFAKATAKDTPKAATEQSGTGIRSESETEAVAGTLTPAATTPVPPTSQENYGKGVIFYLRDKVVVGIVLWNVFNRMPIARKIIKDGEEHADLNEVAKLFNIHED; translated from the exons TGCTGAGAAATGACAAAAGACCGGCATTCGCACCGCAGACCCACATGTCCTCCGGTCCGTTAGGAGGAGGCGGAGAAAATTCCATATACTATGTGCTGGTGGGAGCCGTCTGTCTGGGAGGCGGAGTTTAT GCGTATCGTACGATTACGGGAGACAGCACGAGATACTCAGAGCGAATAAAAGAACTCGAGGGAAGGTCAAAAAAAGTGGCAGAACTTCCCACAGCTCCAGTAAAGACAGAACCAAAGGCCACAG CAGAAGCAGTGACAGAACCAGCTGAAG AATCCACGACCGACGATGTCTCTGAACCCGTACACGAGTCTTCGGTCGAAGAACCTTCACAAGAACCGACGCCACCTGAGTCTGTCCCAGGAGCTCTCGTGCCTGAGCAAGTTGAAGCAGAAGCTGCTTCTGAAACTGTTCCAGAAGACCTTACTCCTGAATCTGTCTTGGAAGACTCTGCGCCAGAACCTTCTGTAACAGGAGTTGCACCAGAAGCTTCCACTTCTACACCAGAACCTTCTGTAACAGGAGTTGAAGAACCTCCAGATCCTGTTGTTGAGAGCG AACCCACAGAGCCTGCGCCTGAAGCGGTGGCAGAAAGCGTGCCTGAGACTCCACCAGTATCCCACAGTG AGCCTGAGCCTGTACCGGTTTCCAGTACTGCTGCCCCTGCAGAAGTCTCAGCTGCCCTACGTGAGGTCCCTGCACACGCCCCTTACCTCCTGATCGGTGGTGGAACTGCGTCGTTTGCAGCAGCGAGATCTATTCGTGCCCGTGACCCTGGTGCTCGG GTTTTGATCGTGACTGAAGAAGCCGAACTGCCGTACATGAGGCCTCCTCTGTCCAAAGAGCTGTGGTTCTCTGATGACCCCACTGTCACGGAAACGCTGCGCTTCAAACAGTGGAATGGCAAAGAGAGGAG catttattttcagCCATCTTCTTTCTACGTGAACCCCAGTGAGCTAGAATTGGTGGAAAATGGAGGCGTGGCCGTGCTGACAGGCAAGAAG GTGGTGCACATGGACGTTAGAGAGAATAAAGTAAAACTGAGTGATGGTGTGGAGATCTCCTATGACAAGTGTCTGATTGCTACAG gtgGAATTCCCAGGAACCTGCAGGTAATTGAGCGAGCCAGCGAGGAGGTGAAGAACAGGACTACACTTTTTAGGAAG ATCGAGGACTTCAAAGCGCTGGAGAAAGTTTCCCGAGAGCTGAAGTCCATCACCATCATCGGGGGCGGCTTCCTGGGCAGCGAGCTGGCCTGCGCCTTGGGCAGGAgat ctcatGATCTGGGCCTGGAGGTGATCCAGATGTTCCCAGAGAAAGGGAACATGGCTAAAGTTCTACCTGAGTACCTGAGCAACTGGACCACAGAGAAAGTGAACAGAG AGGGCGTCCAGGTGCTGGCGGAGGCTGTGGTTAAGAACGTGTCCTATAAGGACGGGAAAGTGGAGATTAAACTAAAGGACGGGCGTCTG gtaaagACAGATCACATCGTGGCAGCCGTGGGTTTGGAGCCCAGTGTCGAGTTGGCGAAATCAGCCGGCCTGGAAATCGACTCAGACTTTGGAGGGTTTCGGGTGAACGCCGAGCTGCAGGCGCGCTCCAACAtctgggtg gCAGGTGATGCTGCATGTTTCTATGACATCAAACTGGGTCGGAGGCGGGTGGAGCATCATGATCATGCAGTGGTGAGCGGCAGACTGGCCGGAGAAAACATGACTGGAGCCAAAAAGCCCTACTGGCACCAGTCCATGTTCTG gagtgaCCTCGGCCCTGATGTAGGATACGAAGCCATCGGTATTGTAGACAGCAGCCTCCCAACTGTAGGAGTGTTTGCAAAAGCTACTGCCAAGGACACACCCAAAGCAGCTACTGAGCAATCAG gtacaGGAATCAGGTCGGAGAGTGAGACGGAGGCAGTTGCTGGAACACTTACCCCTGCTGCAACAACACCTGTCCCCCCCACATCGCAGGAGAATTATGGAAAAGGAGTCATCTTTTACCTGAGGGACAAAGTGGTGGTCGGTATTGTGCTGTGGAACGTATTTAACAGGATGCCGATCGCCAGGAAG ATCATTAAGGATGGAGAGGAGCATGCGGATCTAAACGAAGTGGCCAAGCTCTTCAATATTCACGAAGACTAA
- the aifm1 gene encoding apoptosis-inducing factor 1, mitochondrial isoform X2 gives MSYRTTGKGSGCRGDESTTDDVSEPVHESSVEEPSQEPTPPESVPGALVPEQVEAEAASETVPEDLTPESVLEDSAPEPSVTGVAPEASTSTPEPSVTGVEEPPDPVVESEPTEPAPEAVAESVPETPPVSHSEPEPVPVSSTAAPAEVSAALREVPAHAPYLLIGGGTASFAAARSIRARDPGARVLIVTEEAELPYMRPPLSKELWFSDDPTVTETLRFKQWNGKERSIYFQPSSFYVNPSELELVENGGVAVLTGKKVVHMDVRENKVKLSDGVEISYDKCLIATGGIPRNLQVIERASEEVKNRTTLFRKIEDFKALEKVSRELKSITIIGGGFLGSELACALGRRSHDLGLEVIQMFPEKGNMAKVLPEYLSNWTTEKVNREGVQVLAEAVVKNVSYKDGKVEIKLKDGRLVKTDHIVAAVGLEPSVELAKSAGLEIDSDFGGFRVNAELQARSNIWVAGDAACFYDIKLGRRRVEHHDHAVVSGRLAGENMTGAKKPYWHQSMFWSDLGPDVGYEAIGIVDSSLPTVGVFAKATAKDTPKAATEQSGTGIRSESETEAVAGTLTPAATTPVPPTSQENYGKGVIFYLRDKVVVGIVLWNVFNRMPIARKIIKDGEEHADLNEVAKLFNIHED, from the exons ATGTCTTATAGGACAACAGGAAAAGGAAGCGGTTGCCGAGGCGACG AATCCACGACCGACGATGTCTCTGAACCCGTACACGAGTCTTCGGTCGAAGAACCTTCACAAGAACCGACGCCACCTGAGTCTGTCCCAGGAGCTCTCGTGCCTGAGCAAGTTGAAGCAGAAGCTGCTTCTGAAACTGTTCCAGAAGACCTTACTCCTGAATCTGTCTTGGAAGACTCTGCGCCAGAACCTTCTGTAACAGGAGTTGCACCAGAAGCTTCCACTTCTACACCAGAACCTTCTGTAACAGGAGTTGAAGAACCTCCAGATCCTGTTGTTGAGAGCG AACCCACAGAGCCTGCGCCTGAAGCGGTGGCAGAAAGCGTGCCTGAGACTCCACCAGTATCCCACAGTG AGCCTGAGCCTGTACCGGTTTCCAGTACTGCTGCCCCTGCAGAAGTCTCAGCTGCCCTACGTGAGGTCCCTGCACACGCCCCTTACCTCCTGATCGGTGGTGGAACTGCGTCGTTTGCAGCAGCGAGATCTATTCGTGCCCGTGACCCTGGTGCTCGG GTTTTGATCGTGACTGAAGAAGCCGAACTGCCGTACATGAGGCCTCCTCTGTCCAAAGAGCTGTGGTTCTCTGATGACCCCACTGTCACGGAAACGCTGCGCTTCAAACAGTGGAATGGCAAAGAGAGGAG catttattttcagCCATCTTCTTTCTACGTGAACCCCAGTGAGCTAGAATTGGTGGAAAATGGAGGCGTGGCCGTGCTGACAGGCAAGAAG GTGGTGCACATGGACGTTAGAGAGAATAAAGTAAAACTGAGTGATGGTGTGGAGATCTCCTATGACAAGTGTCTGATTGCTACAG gtgGAATTCCCAGGAACCTGCAGGTAATTGAGCGAGCCAGCGAGGAGGTGAAGAACAGGACTACACTTTTTAGGAAG ATCGAGGACTTCAAAGCGCTGGAGAAAGTTTCCCGAGAGCTGAAGTCCATCACCATCATCGGGGGCGGCTTCCTGGGCAGCGAGCTGGCCTGCGCCTTGGGCAGGAgat ctcatGATCTGGGCCTGGAGGTGATCCAGATGTTCCCAGAGAAAGGGAACATGGCTAAAGTTCTACCTGAGTACCTGAGCAACTGGACCACAGAGAAAGTGAACAGAG AGGGCGTCCAGGTGCTGGCGGAGGCTGTGGTTAAGAACGTGTCCTATAAGGACGGGAAAGTGGAGATTAAACTAAAGGACGGGCGTCTG gtaaagACAGATCACATCGTGGCAGCCGTGGGTTTGGAGCCCAGTGTCGAGTTGGCGAAATCAGCCGGCCTGGAAATCGACTCAGACTTTGGAGGGTTTCGGGTGAACGCCGAGCTGCAGGCGCGCTCCAACAtctgggtg gCAGGTGATGCTGCATGTTTCTATGACATCAAACTGGGTCGGAGGCGGGTGGAGCATCATGATCATGCAGTGGTGAGCGGCAGACTGGCCGGAGAAAACATGACTGGAGCCAAAAAGCCCTACTGGCACCAGTCCATGTTCTG gagtgaCCTCGGCCCTGATGTAGGATACGAAGCCATCGGTATTGTAGACAGCAGCCTCCCAACTGTAGGAGTGTTTGCAAAAGCTACTGCCAAGGACACACCCAAAGCAGCTACTGAGCAATCAG gtacaGGAATCAGGTCGGAGAGTGAGACGGAGGCAGTTGCTGGAACACTTACCCCTGCTGCAACAACACCTGTCCCCCCCACATCGCAGGAGAATTATGGAAAAGGAGTCATCTTTTACCTGAGGGACAAAGTGGTGGTCGGTATTGTGCTGTGGAACGTATTTAACAGGATGCCGATCGCCAGGAAG ATCATTAAGGATGGAGAGGAGCATGCGGATCTAAACGAAGTGGCCAAGCTCTTCAATATTCACGAAGACTAA